Genomic window (Streptomyces sp. NBC_01431):
GGCTCCGCGCTGGGCCAGGATCTTCGCGATGCCCGACATGCCGGCACCGCCGATGCCGATGAAGTGCGGCCGTTCCATGGCGGTGGGAATGGCGGATGCCATGCGGTTCTCTCCCCGGGTGCGACGTACAGAAGGAGCCCCCACCCTAGTTCCTGCGGGGGCTCCGGCCGCGACGCGGCTTCTGGCCGGAGCCGGGCCGCTACTCGCTGTGCGCGAACAGCTTCAGGACCGGCACGCCCACCTTGTGGCGGGCCCGGGAGGCCCAGTCCCGGTGGAAGAACTCCTCCACGTAGTGCGGTGCGGTCAGGACGATCACCTCGTCGGCCCGCACCTCGTCGACCACGCCCTTCAGCTGGTTCAGGGGGTGGTCGTCGACGATCTGGCCCACGGCGGCACTGCCCGCGGCCCGCAGTGAGTTGAGCGAGTGCTGCAACGCCAGTTCGGCGGGGCCCTGCGCCGCCGAGCCCTCCGGCTCCTCCCCCTCGTGGACGGCTTCGTCCAGTTCCCCCAGTGCCACGTCGTCGATCGCGCGCAGCAGCCGGTCCTGGTCGCCCCTGGGCTGCATGAGCACGACGAAGGAGACCGGCTCGTCCCCGTGCAGAGTGGTGACGAATTCCACGTCGACGGAGGTCAAGGGCTTCTCGATCATCAGTACGCTCGTGAACACGACAGGCGCCCTTCTTTTCTCTCCACGGCCGCGACCACCGCCGAGGTGGCGGATGCGGCCCCTGCGGAAACCATCCTTCCCCGTGCCCGCACGGGGTCTGCGTGAGTTAAGTGTGCCCAGCGCGAGATAACCGGAACGACAAATTCCGCAGGTTGTCAGATCCGACGGTAACGCGTGTAGAGGAACCCGGCGTCTTCGAGCAGTGACGTCAGCGCGAACCGCTGGGGCACCTGCACCGGGGGGCCGCCGGCGATCCGCTGCGCATCGCCCGCCGTCAGCGTCGGGGAGACCGTCAGGCACAACTCGTCCAGCACGCTGGCGGCCACGAACTGGCCGAGCAGCCGCGGCCCGCCCTCCGTCAGGAGGCGCCGGAAACCGCGCTCGGCCAGCGCCCGCACCGCCCGCTCGGGCTCGACGCCGGGACCGTCACCGGCGACCACCACCTCGGCGCCGCCCCGCTCGGCCTCGCGGATCCGCTCCGGATCCGCGGCGGCGCCGGTCAGGACCAGGGTGGGGACGAGCGGCGAGGCGAACAGGGGGAGCGAGAAGTCGAGGTCCAGGCTGGCCGTGACCACGGCGATCGCGGCCACGGGGCCCTGCCCCGCGGCCTCGCGGCGGGCCGCGAACTCGGCCCGCGCCCTGGCCGGCCGGTAACCCTCCAGGCGTACCGTTTCCGCGCCGACCACGATCACGTCGGCCAGCGCCCGCAGGGTGCCGAAGACCCGCATGTCCGTCTCCGAGGACAACGGCTGCGAGCGGCCTTCGTGCTGGCCGGCCCCGTCGAGCGAGGACACCATGTTGGCCCGCAGCCAAGGGCCGTCCGTGCGCGGGTAGGCGTAGGCGTCGGCCAGCTCGTGGAGCGACCACTGGGTGTCTTTCGCGGCCTCGGCGTCCGGTGTCTGGTCGGTCACAGGGAACAGTTGTCGCATGCCGTGCAGTCTGGCACGACCCTTACAGTGGGGAACTGTGTCGACCAGCCCCATAACCCAAGCGGCCCCGGTGTCGCTCTGCGCCCGTGCGCCGCATGTCCCCGCCGACCGTCTGGTCGCCGAGATGGTCCCGCCGCCGCGGTTCGACTCGGTCCGCTTCGAGACGTACGTACCGGATCCGAACCAGCCGAGCCAGGCGGAGGCGGTCACCGTCCTCTCCTCGTTCGCGGCCGGGCTCGGCGGAGCGCACGCCGTCGGCGGCAAGCGGCGCTGGTTCGCGAAGAAGCCGGCCGCCGCCACCGGGCCGCGCGGGGTGTACCTCGACGGCGGTTACGGCGTCGGCAAGACCCATCTGCTCGCCTCGCTGTGGCACGCGACTCCGGCCGAGCCCGCGCTGAAGGCCTTCGGTACCTTCGTGGAGCTGACGAACCTTGTGGGCGCGCTCGGCTTCCAGCAGACCGTGCGGACGCTGAGCGGCCACCGGCTTTTGTGCATCGACGAGTTCGAGCTGGACGACCCGGGCGACACCGTGCTCGTCTCCTCGCTCCTTGCCCGTCTGGTCGAGCAGGGCGTGGCGCTCGCGGCGACCTCCAACACGCTGCCCGGCAAGCTCGGCGAGGGCCGGTTCGCGGCCGTCGACTTCCTGCGCGAGATCCAGGGCCTGTCGGCGCACTTCCATCCGCTGCGGATCGACGGCGAGGACTTCCGCCACCGGGGTCTGCCCGAGGCGCCGGCCCCGTACTCCGACGAGCAGGTCACCAAGACGGCGTACGCCACCGAGGGCGCAGCGCTCGACGACTTCCCGCAGCTGCTCGACCACCTCTCGCGCGTCCACCCCAGCCGGTACGGGGCGCTGACGGACGGGGTGCGCGCGGTCTGCCTGACCGATGTGCGTCCGGTGCCCGACCAGTCGACGGCGCTGCGTCTGGTGGTGCTCGCCGACCGGCTGTACGACCGCGAGGTGCCGGTCCTCGCCTCGGGCGTCCCCTTCGACCGGCTGTTCAGTGACGAGATGCTGAACGGCGGATACCGCAAGAAGTACTTCCGGGCGATCTCCCGCCTGACCGCGCTGGCCCGCGACGCGAAGGGCCTTGTGGCGCAGTAGGTTTGGGGCCGAGGGGGCTCCTGCTGCATCCGTCCACCGCCCCCTCGGCCACAGAAGGGAATCATCATGGCCACCACGCGCACGGCGCACACGGTCTGGGAAGGCGAGCTCATCAAGGGCTCCGGCACCGTCACGTTCGACTCCTCGGGCATCGCGTCCCAGGCGGTCTCCTGGCCGTCCCGCGCCGAGCAGGCCAACGGCAGGACCAGCCCCGAGGAGCTCATCGCGGGCGCCCACTCCAGCTGCTTCTCGATGGCGCTCTCGCACGGTCTGACCGGCGCGGGCACCCCGCCCACCCGCCTGGAGACCAAGGCCGACGTCACCTTCCAGCCCGGCGAGGGCATCACCGGTATCCACCTCACCGTGCGCGGCGAGGTCCCCGGCCTCGACGAGGAGGGCTTCCAGTCGGCCGC
Coding sequences:
- the zapE gene encoding cell division protein ZapE — protein: MPCSLARPLQWGTVSTSPITQAAPVSLCARAPHVPADRLVAEMVPPPRFDSVRFETYVPDPNQPSQAEAVTVLSSFAAGLGGAHAVGGKRRWFAKKPAAATGPRGVYLDGGYGVGKTHLLASLWHATPAEPALKAFGTFVELTNLVGALGFQQTVRTLSGHRLLCIDEFELDDPGDTVLVSSLLARLVEQGVALAATSNTLPGKLGEGRFAAVDFLREIQGLSAHFHPLRIDGEDFRHRGLPEAPAPYSDEQVTKTAYATEGAALDDFPQLLDHLSRVHPSRYGALTDGVRAVCLTDVRPVPDQSTALRLVVLADRLYDREVPVLASGVPFDRLFSDEMLNGGYRKKYFRAISRLTALARDAKGLVAQ
- a CDS encoding pyrimidine reductase family protein, whose protein sequence is MRQLFPVTDQTPDAEAAKDTQWSLHELADAYAYPRTDGPWLRANMVSSLDGAGQHEGRSQPLSSETDMRVFGTLRALADVIVVGAETVRLEGYRPARARAEFAARREAAGQGPVAAIAVVTASLDLDFSLPLFASPLVPTLVLTGAAADPERIREAERGGAEVVVAGDGPGVEPERAVRALAERGFRRLLTEGGPRLLGQFVAASVLDELCLTVSPTLTAGDAQRIAGGPPVQVPQRFALTSLLEDAGFLYTRYRRI
- a CDS encoding OsmC family protein, which encodes MATTRTAHTVWEGELIKGSGTVTFDSSGIASQAVSWPSRAEQANGRTSPEELIAGAHSSCFSMALSHGLTGAGTPPTRLETKADVTFQPGEGITGIHLTVRGEVPGLDEEGFQSAAEDAKKNCPVSQALSGTTITLTAELA
- a CDS encoding indole-3-glycerol phosphate synthase; translated protein: MFTSVLMIEKPLTSVDVEFVTTLHGDEPVSFVVLMQPRGDQDRLLRAIDDVALGELDEAVHEGEEPEGSAAQGPAELALQHSLNSLRAAGSAAVGQIVDDHPLNQLKGVVDEVRADEVIVLTAPHYVEEFFHRDWASRARHKVGVPVLKLFAHSE